Proteins from a single region of Primulina tabacum isolate GXHZ01 chromosome 5, ASM2559414v2, whole genome shotgun sequence:
- the LOC142545348 gene encoding protein P21-like, with the protein MNHQKIALLIFLPLLFLQTRAIFFNIRNNCPYTVWAASLPGGGRRLDSGQRWTLGFPKGPGRAKIWARTNCTFDASGRGRCLTGDCNGLLQCKTYGTPPTTLAEYGLNGFAYKDYYDISLLQGFNVPMEFQPTSNGCTRPLRCTADITGQCPNALKAPGGCNNPCTVYKTTEYCCHSGACRPTNLSRFFKLRCRDAFTYPEDDPTSTFTCPAGTSYRVVFCP; encoded by the coding sequence atgaATCACCAGAAGATAGCTCTCCTGATCTTCCTGCCGCTTCTCTTCCTCCAAACCCGTGCAATATTCTTCAACATCCGCAACAACTGCCCCTACACAGTCTGGGCCGCCTCCCTCCCCGGTGGGGGCCGCCGCCTCGACAGTGGTCAGAGGTGGACGCTCGGCTTCCCCAAAGGGCCGGGACGCGCCAAAATCTGGGCCCGAACGAACTGCACCTTCGACGCATCGGGCCGCGGCAGATGCCTCACCGGAGACTGTAACGGCCTGCTCCAATGCAAGACATACGGGACCCCACCCACGACCCTTGCGGAATACGGGCTCAACGGCTTCGCGTACAAAGACTACTACGACATCTCCCTTTTACAAGGATTCAACGTGCCGATGGAGTTCCAGCCCACCTCGAACGGGTGCACCCGCCCCTTGAGATGCACGGCGGACATCACGGGGCAGTGCCCGAATGCACTCAAGGCTCCCGGGGGATGCAATAACCCGTGCACGGTGTACAAGACGACGGAGTATTGCTGCCACTCGGGGGCGTGCCGGCCGACGAATCTGTCCAGATTTTTCAAGTTGAGGTGCCGCGATGCTTTCACGTATCCGGAGGATGACCCCACCAGCACTTTTACATGCCCCGCCGGAACGAGTTATCGGGTTGTATTCTGCCCTTAG
- the LOC142544545 gene encoding thaumatin-like protein produces MIKSLGFFLIALFFNHTDAIRFSVKNNCPFTVWAAAVPGGGQRLENNQTWELNVPDQTLGRIWARTGCSFNETGRGRCQTGDCNELLKCENFGESPVTAVRYRLNIFNDLDFLDVSLINGFNVPVKATPDTGHCGRPIQCSVDINEFCPKQLRVPGGCSDPCNVFRKDKYCCGSEKCGPTKYSRFFQSKCPRAYTYPKDDQPEISSCAAGTNYTVVFCP; encoded by the coding sequence ATGATCAAATCCCTCGGATTTTTCCTCATCGCTCTTTTCTTCAACCACACCGATGCAATCAGATTTAGCGTAAAGAACAACTGTCCCTTCACCGTATGGGCTGCCGCAGTACCCGGTGGAGGCCAGCGGCTTGAAAACAACCAAACATGGGAACTAAACGTTCCCGACCAAACGCTAGGCCGGATTTGGGCTCGAACCGGATGCTCCTTCAATGAGACCGGTAGAGGCAGATGCCAAACCGGTGACTGCAACGAGCTCCTAAAGTGCGAAAACTTTGGTGAATCTCCCGTCACTGCTGTGAGATACAGACTCAACATATTCAACGATTTGGATTTCCTCGACGTATCTCTTATAAATGGATTCAATGTACCAGTCAAGGCAACTCCCGACACCGGGCACTGCGGGAGGCCTATTCAATGCAGCGTAGACATCAATGAGTTTTGCCCGAAGCAGCTGCGGGTGCCGGGAGGGTGCAGCGATCCGTGCAACGTGTTTAGGAAGGACAAATACTGTTGTGGCTCTGAGAAGTGCGGGCCGACCAAGTATTCGAGGTTTTTTCAGAGCAAGTGCCCGAGAGCTTATACTTACCCTAAAGATGATCAGCCAGAGATCTCTAGTTGCGCTGCAGGAACCAACTACACAGTCGTATTTTGCCCTTGA
- the LOC142545346 gene encoding putative helicase MAGATAMA 3 — protein MAVDKNKLEEEACILRFYKIVLSWDYLRILKESEKRNYDKKIGEGGGVGLKKVKDTYTDVDDYLNTFEPLLFEEVKALISQGEDEEKATAWQQAIIAECSEVNGFYLPTVICSDADAISQNDILLLSNKKFGEGKELPTAYAFALVEHRQQDKLRLRLYLSGEVKRFDTDDVQTCARLLNMLPLVCEVQKYLYVLKICSLSTILREYVALRSICSLPFKDLILTAVDIDSKTEDRAWKISRPLTNFIESNHNKSQLEAINAGLSRKPFVLIQGPPGTGKTQTILGILSAILHATPARVQANKGNLAGVKLGPQLPIQEKYKHWEKASPWLYGINPRDQIMPINGDDGFFPTSGNEFKPEVVKSSRKYRVRVLVCAPSNSALDEIVLRLLNTGIHDESDRAYSPKIVRIGLKPHHSVQAVSMDYLVEQKLAGMDFQASDKHKQGGMLKDKDSIRAFILDEAVIVFSTLSFSGSALFSKLNRGFDVVIIDEAAQAVEPATLIPLANGCKQVFLVGDPVQLPATVISPVAEKFGYGMSLFKRFQRAGYPVQMLKTQYRMHPEIRSFPSREFYHDGLEDGPDVKYLTKRPWHGFSCFGPFCFFDIHEGKESQPSGNGSWVNVDEVEFVLVMYSKLVSRYPELKTSSRLAIISPYRHQVKLFRESFQNTFGVESDKVVDINTVDGFQGREKDVAIFSCVRASKEGGIGFVADFRRMNVGITRARSSVLVVGSASTLKRDGHWKNLVTSAEERNVLFKVSKPYTEFFSDSSLEQMKVKESKSENLEDPPEDMDVEIPFFGNTGRAYQEPEVDDMVDAGEGYAYEEDFGED, from the exons ATGGCGGTAGACAAGAACAAGCTCGAAGAGGAAGCTTGTATTCTTCGATTTTACAAGATCGTGCTTTCCTGGGATTATCTTCGCATCCTTAAAGAATCCGAG AAACGGAACTACGATAAGAAGATCGGAGAAGGTGGTGGTGTGGGATTGAAGAAAGTGAAGGACACATATACAGATGTTGATGACTATCTCAACACTTTTGAGCCTTTACTTTTTGAGGAGGTCAAAGCTCTGATATCTCAAGGAGAGGACGAGGAAAAAG CGACTGCGTGGCAGCAAGCAATCATAGCAGAATGCAGTGAAGTCAATGGATTTTATCTACCTACGGTTATTTGTTCTGATGCCGATGCAATATCACAAAATGATATTCTGTTGCTTTCAAACAAGAAG TTTGGTGAGGGTAAAGAATTACCAACTGCATATGCTTTTGCCCTAGTTGAGCATCGTCAACAGGATAAGCTAAGATTGCGGTTATATTTAAGTGGAGAAGTTAAAAGGTTCGATACAGATGATGTCCAAACCTGCGCAAGACTTTTAAATATGCTTCCACTTGTTTGTGAAGTTCAAAAGTATTTATATGTTCTGAAG ATTTGCAGCTTATCGACTATACTCCGTGAATATGTTGCCCTGAGATCCATATGCTCTCTGCCATTCAAGGATTTGATATTAACTGCAGTGGATATTGACAGCAAAACTGAAGATCGTGCTTGGAAAATTTCTAGACCCTTGACTAATTTTATCGAATCCAATCACAATAAATCTCAGCTAGAGGCCATAAAC GCAGGTCTCTCACGGAAACCCTTTGTCTTGATACAG GGACCCCCAGGTACAGGAAAAACGCAAACCATCCTTGGGATCCTCAGTGCCATTTTGCATGCCACCCCAGCTAGGGTACAGGCCAACAA GGGAAATTTGGCTGGAGTAAAACTAGGGCCACAATTGCCAATTCAAGAAAA ATACAAGCATTGGGAAAAAGCATCACCGTGGTTATATGGCATCAATCCTCGAGATCAAATCATGCCCATAAATGGTGATGATGGATTTTTCCCCACATCTGGCAATGAGTTT AAACCAGAAGTGGTCAAGTCCAGTCGCAAATATCGTGTTCGTGTTTTAGTTTGTGCTCCATCAAATTCTGCTCTGGATGAGATTGTCTTGCGTCTTCTAAATACTG GAATTCATGATGAAAGTGACCGTGCATACAGCCCTAAAATTGTGCGCATAGGTCTTAAACCCCACCATTCAGTCCAGGCCGTCTCTATGGATTACTTA GTAGAACAAAAACTTGCTGGCATGGACTTTCAAGCTAGCGACAAGCATAAGCAAGGAGGCATGTTGAAGGATAAAGACAGTATCCGTGCTTTTATACTAGATGAAGCAGTCATT GTATTCTCCACTTTGAGCTTCAGCGGTTCAGCTCTTTTCAGTAAATTGAATCGTGGTTTTGATGTTGTGATAATTGATGAAGCCGCTCAAGCC GTGGAGCCAGCAACACTCATCCCACTGGCTAATGGATGCAAACAAGTATTCTTA GTGGGAGATCCAGTTCAGTTGCCAGCAACTGTAATTTCCCCAGTGGCAGAAAAATTTGG ATATGGAATGAGCTTATTTAAAAGATTCCAGAGGGCTGGTTATCCAGTACAGATGCTGAAGACTCAATATCGCATGCATCCTGAG ATTAGGAGCTTCCCTTCCAGGGAGTTTTATCATGATGGATTGGAGGATGGCCCTGATGTCAAATACCTGACAAAGCGCCCGTGGCATGGATTTAGTTGCTTTGGGCCTTTTTGCTTCTTTGACATACATGAGGGGAAAGAGTCTCAACCATCAGGAAATGGTTCGTGGGTAAATGTTGACGAGGTTGAATTCGTCCTCGTCATGTACAGCAAATTGGTGAGTAGATATCCTGAGCTGAAGACAAGTTCTCGACTTGCAATAATATCACCATATAGACATCAAGTCAAGCTTTTCAGAGAATCTTTTCAAAACACTTTCGGTGTGGAGTCGGACAAAGTTGTAGACATTAACACTGTTGATGGATTTCAg GGTCGTGAAAAAGATGTTGCTATATTTTCTTGTGTTCGGGCAAGTAAAGAGGGAGGCATTGGGTTTGTTGCTGATTTTAGACGAATGAATGTTGGTATTACTCGTGCAAGGTCTTCTGTTCTG GTCGTGGGTTCTGCATCAACACTGAAAAGAGATGGTCACTGGAAGAACCTGGTCACAAGTGCGGAGGAAAGAAATGTATTATTCAAG GTTTCCAAGCCTTACACAGAGTTTTTCAGCGACTCTTCGCTTGAGCAAATGAAAGTAAAGGAATCCAAGTCAGAAAACCTCGAGGACCCTCCTGAAGATATGGACGTTGAAATTCCATTTTTTGGAAACACTGGCAGAGCTTATCAAGAACCTGAAGTTGACGACATGGTAGATGCCGGAGAGGGATATGCATATGAAGAGGACTTTGGTGAAGACTGA